TATTATCAGCTAGCGGAAACTACCTGATGATACCGTGGCGTTtgagatattaaagaaattgttGGCTTTTGTGTTACAGATACGCGTTGGATAACGACAAAATCATATTACGAGGTTGTGTACTGAGAAATACACAATGGTGCTACGGCGTGGTCATCTTTGCAGGCAAGGATACCAAATTAATGCAAAACTCAGGGAAGACCAAATTTAAGAGGACCTCTATAGATAGGCTGCTGAATCTTCTGATTATCGGGATAGtgtttttcttgctttctatGTGTTTGTTTTGCATGATCGGTTGTGGTATTTGGGAGAGCCTCGTGGGTCGATATTTTCAAGTGTATTTACCCTGGGACTCGTTAGTGCCTAGCGAACCTTTAGGAGGTGCCACGGTGATCGCTCTCCTCGTATTCTTTTCGTATGCTATTGTATTGAACACAGTGGTGCCAATCAGTTTATATGTGAGTGTCGAAGTGATCAGATTCGTGCAATCGTTTCTGATCAATTGGGACGAAGAGATGTACTACGCGCCTACGAATACGCATGCCAAGGCTAGGACTACTACGTTAAACGAAGAATTGGGTCAGATAGAATACATCTTTTCTGACAAAACTGGAACATTAACGCAAAATATAATGACCTTTAATAAGTGTTCTGTGGCTGGTAAATGTTACGGTGACAGCGTAGACGAGGTTACTGGAGAAATCATCGATTTGAGCGAGGTGAGATACATTTTTAACGTATATGTAATCATCGCGTATCATCCTGTTCTTTGCCAAAGGCGCATCTATTCTGAATCTGTTCGTACACGACGTATGAAGACTCCTTTGTTaacgaagaaacaaattgTGCTTTACCTAGTGAATtatctacttttctctctatctatctgtacacacacgtacacgcgcgcgcgcgcgcgcgcacacacacacacacacaactttttctctctctttctcctccttctgtttctctttattttatagagTTGCCaactcgatcgtttcttttccttacgTCGTCAATTTGTATTTGTTCGCGAGTTACTTATTTTTACATTCATATGTGGTGGCACAGTATGGTATGCAATACGATATAATTTGCTTGGACGAATTAGAAGACATATTTGACCTGAAAATTCGCGTGCTACCAGCgtgaaattttcttcctttacctCGAAATCCtggattttattatacataccaTTTACGCACTTTTCTCCAAAGTAATTCGATcaaatttcaacgattttgACCGATTTTGACCGATTTTGACCGATTATTTTGTTATCAGCGctgtcatatttttattttactttgctAAATGCAAGTTGGATTCGGAGcacaacgaagaaagaaaactgaaaaaatgttgataacaaaatgaaagatagagattaTCTCTTTGTAAATCCATACTGTGCATAAGTTTTCGTGCACATCATTTAGCATGTGTGTGCTGCATGTAGACGGACAAAGCTGCACAAACTCCAACAATGCGATGGAAGAGCGGACAGGAATTTGTTCGTCAAGTTTATACTCCGCTTAGCGGTCCGAACGTACGTCTTCTGGAGCAAGCTGACAGAATGTCCAGTACAACACCAGAACCAGGAATCAGTGCCAGCCCAAAGCTTCAACACAAACCTTCAGTACGCATGTTCATATTCGACACGCATCTGCCAGCCAtgcaaaaattttattatacatgttttcttctttctgtcaCTATGCTCTCTACACGTACTTTAATCCTCGGTAAAGTTAATTGCACattgttgtttttatatcaacgagtaacaagaaatatatatttttcattccaaTTGCGTCgtgtaataaaattagatgCATGTTTTACGTCGCTCTCACGCTCATCTCGTAAATACTTTTAAACTTTTCATACTCGCTCATGTTCTATTTTCTTGAATAATTCAAGGACTAGCCGACTAACACCATCCGTTCACTTTCGGCTATTTCGGCGAGCTCTTTATTATAAGATTGTAACAAGAGGTATATActgcatatatgcatacgatCTGTGCTCtggtatttctttctcatttggTTCTCTACgtactaataaaaatatacgatttctctcttcttacttCCTACTGGCTCTAGAGAAAACTTTACaagagaaattatattttatataatatcgtttctaCCTTTGCAGATGATGCCACCCCTggatttttcatttaacaagGATTACGAGCCCGAATTTAAATTCTACGATCCTGCGCTTTTGGAAGCAGTCAAGCAAGGCAACGAAGACGTTCACAGTTTCTTTCGCTTATTAGCGCTATGTCACACCGTTATGCCAGAAGAGAAGCACGGAAAACTCGAGTATCAAGCACAGTCACCGGACGAGGCGGCGCTCGTTTCAGCAGCTAGAAATTTTGGTTTtgttttcaaagaaagatCTCCCAATAGCATAACGATCGAAGTAATGGGAAAGCGCGAAGTATATGAGCTACTCTGCATTCTAGACTTCAATAATGTCAGAAAAAGAATGTCCGTAATATTGAGAAAGGATGGCCATCTCAGGCTGTATTGTAAAGGAGCAGACAATGTCATTTACGAACGTTTGAAGAAAGACAGCGATGAAATTATGTCAAAGACTTTGGATCACCTCAATAAATTTGCGGGTGAAGGTTTGAGAACATTGTGCCTTTCAGTGAGAGATTTAGATGAAAGCTTCTTTAATAATTGGAAACAACGTCATCAAGAAGCCGCACTGAGTCATGAGAATAGAGACGACAAATTGGACGCTATAtacgaagagatagaaaaagatatgacGTTATTAGGTGCTACTGCCATTGAGGATAAATTGCAAGATGGTGTACCCCAAACCATCGCGAATTTAGGACTCGCTGGCATAAAATTGTGGGTATTAACAGGTGATAAACAAGGTAAATTTATGAGAACGATATATTTCATCTAGCGATCtttgaaatgaatttaaagagaaaactttCTGATTCGTACGAAACGATAGATCATTGCTCTTCTTCGTCATCCTTCGTTCCTCTATTTATGATTATCATACGTTTTATCTCTAATTTGTCTTCGATCGCTCTAATCATCCACCGTCGCCGCCGTTCAcccgtctttcttttctcacagAAACGGCCATCAACATCGGTTATTCGTGTCAACTGTTAACGGACGATCTTACCGACGTCTTTGTAGTAGATGCTACTACTTACGATGGGGTTGAAACTCAATTGACACGATATTTGGAAACTATCAAGACAGCCTCCAGCCACCAAAATCGGCCAACTCTCTCCATTGTCACATTCAGGTGGGACAAGGAAAGGTCAGGCAATTGAAAGAGATGGAGTAAAGTCTATTACCCTTTTTTCATATCTAATTCTGACTGATTAACATATTTCTTAAaagatatacctatacattGAGTGTGTCACCATGTATTGTGTAATGCTTTCTTTGTCCGGTTTATGCCAaagaattgaaatgaaaagagcCAAGTCTTTTCCTTTCGAGAATACACTCCAAATTGCTCCTTTTTTAtaggcatatatatatatatatatatacacacacacacacatatatatatatgcgctgAATATTAGCATTTCCTTGAATGAAACATTCTTGGGCATTTACCTGAAGGCATCCTAAAGGTATAACAAGAATTATATTGTGCTACAAACTTGCTTAGACGATGGTATGTGCTCTAGTATCATGTTTATACATTTTGATCCTGAAatcctttattcttctttcgttaaaatagtaaatattaaaatgtatctGCATGTGATTCGACAGCATCCAACCAAATCCTTGtataaattacaaaagttATCGGATTCTCTTCTCcgtttgaatattattatcgttataaaggaagaaacgatatGCCCATTACCTGCTTGTCGAAGATAGTATTATACACTGCAGATGTCATAGTATGGTAGATTAGGTTTTAGATGTACCTACCAAGTGCAATATACGTTTCATTTAAAGTGTTTCATTGGAAACAAAAAagtgtaaaatttataaaagataacgacgacgactactaTGATGCTTGATACtcactccttctctttctgtatgcTTAACATTAATcctagaaataattattataacaaaatttttcgaattatgTTGCTTATGTCACATTCTTGTTTCTTGTAGAATCTAATACTGTGCACCATgtttatcgttaaaatttaatgtatattatcttttacctTGGAGATCAATCTCTTCCAAGTATCCTGAATCAAATTGTgaatgatgaaaaaattacaaaatccTTTTACTTGATAATACCAAAGTTTTTGATTATCTTTATACTTTAATGATTTcacgattataaaattatttgcgaTTAAAGAGTAAGacccttttctttcgaactaatatttttttgtatacagCAGTGATACGGAATATAATCCGAGTAGAGACGAGCAGGACGAACATGAGATGGAGCAAGCTATGGGTTTTGCAGTGGTTATCAATGGACATTCCTTAGTGCACGCGTTGCATCCACAACTTGATCAACTTTTTCTAGAAGTATCGAGCCAATGTAAGTTTAATAGTAGCAAATACATATTTGCCAAGTCAGCCACGTTCATCGATCATTCGATCTTTGTAGGTAAATCTGTGATATGTTGTCGCGTAACACCTTTACAAAAAGCAATGGTCGTTGAAttgataaagaagaataaaaatgcgGTTACTCTGGCAATCGGAGATGGAGCTAATGACGTTTCAATGATAAAGACGGCTCATATTGGCGTTGGTATCAGTGGACAGGAAGGACTGCAAGCTGTACTAGCTTCTGATTATTCGATAGGGCAATTTAGATTCTTAGAAAGATTATTGCTTGTCCATGGCAGGTGGTCGTATTATAGAATGAGCAAGTTCCTTAGAtacttcttttataaaaattttgcatTCACTCTCTGCCATATCTGGTTCGCCTTCTTCTGTGGATTCAGTGCACAGGTACGtccgataatttttattaagctGGCCGTTGATTGTACAAGACAAATGATGACTTTAAGGCGAATATGATTCCTTGAGATTCCTTTGTTAGAGCAATATTGTTCCAAAGTAGAGTCAGGGTGTATGATATTGCATAGATAAGTCTGATGTGCGTATATATTTGTGAGAGaatgtatgcacgtatgcGTTTTATCCTATTCATgcttatatataggtatatacatttgtatctAGGAAAGTATATTTTggatttttttccatttcattttcaGACAGTGTTTGATCCAATGTACATTTCTGTCTATAATCTATTTTATACGTCACTGCCAGTCTTGGCGGTTGGCATATTTGATCAAGatgttaatgataaaaatagcCTAATGTATCCAAAGTTATATGCACCTGGACTTCAAAATCTTCtcttcaataaaaaagaattttgttgGAGTGCTCTACACGGTTTTTTTGCTAGTTGCGTGTTATTCTTAGTACCCTATGgtaagtattaattttttccctttaatatcttctcaatttttttttcttcgttttttttttctttattttctttttttaattacttacttctttaattactttttaagtACCTTTTCCAAAAAAgcgtattaatataaataaaattgatttaaggAACATACAAGGATGGAGTATCACCAAAGGGCTATGTACTTTCAGACCATATGCTGCTGGGCAGTGTTGTAGCTACAATATTAGTTATAGTTGTAACAGTTCAAATCGCTCTTGACACATCATATTGGACGATTGTTAATCATATTATGGTGTGGGGCTCGTTGATatggtattttattttagattacTTTTATAACTTTGTCATAGGAGGTAGTTACGCCGGCAGCCTTACAATGGTACgtatttcattattcttttatcacCGATAAAATCTTTTAGTACCGAAGAATAGTAAAGTAGTACGAAGcgtaattgatatatatatatatattttttttttcatttgttgaATCAAGGCTATGTCAGAAGCAACATTTTGGTTCACAACAGTTATAACATGTATAATACTAGTGATACCGGTTCTTTCATGGAGATTCTTCTTTATGGATGTGCGCCCAACACTCTCTGATAGAGTAAGATTGAAACAAAGATTAGCGCAATTGCGTTCTCGTCAGAGTCAGGACATTTTGCGTACTCCATCCACGAGACGCACGCGACGATCTCTGCGTTCGGGTTACGCATTTGCTCATCAAGAAGGTTTTGGACGACTTATTACATCTGGAAAAATCATGCGCAAATTACCCAATGGTGCAGATTTTAAGTTCGCTATGCCATTTACTAATAACGTTACTAAACAAGTTAATGTTGCTACTACGTCGCCAAAGGAGAACGCATCTCGGAATTCGCACACACTGGATGCTATCACTCTGTGAATCTTTACGTTAATCACAGTGTTGCACAGTAAGTATGATTTTTTCGTTCACGTACCGTAGTGACATTAAAACATTGTCACTCAGTTTGCCTTATTGAAAGTTGctctaaataattttgtctatttatattttggtGATaagagtataataattttttaaggataaagaacaaaatagataataaCTATGAAAACTGAAACAATAAAAGAACGCGtctattgttgttgttattattattcttattattattattattataattataataataattattattattactattattattattattattattattattattattattattattattattattattattattattattattattattattattattattattattattattattattattattattattattattattattattattattattattattattattattattattattattattattattattattattattattattattattattattattatctagaAATCGAAAACAATCGCGtgatcacttttttttatttctttcttcttttattttcttattttttcttcgctcacaatcaattattattatataagatcaattttataaagttTTTTATAACACCAGTATTTTGCATTTCAGTGAGGCACACTGTATCATAATAgtcttaatatatattttctacctCCTTACTGcaattgattatatttatggtttgcaaaaataattctatacgTCAATTAAGATcgcgtaaaatataatattttgttctttcatataatttacataatataattaattgtaactctaaaagtattaaattattgatttgagttattatataaaataattttaatttcttataacaTACACGAAATAATTGTATTAGAATGAGAAATTATCGCTTCGCAACTATGGAAGataaagaatttcaaaaattatttgatatttaattaacgataaataattcataacttttcgaaaatttactttctttgAAGATGTTACACTACGCAGATAACtagtaatcatttttatataccaTATGCAATTGTACAGCTTACATAGTAATAAGCATTCtaatcgttataaaaaaaattcattttactgTGATACATGTACATCATATGAACAGTTTAAAATATTGATCTTATATTGATTATCTGCTCTTtaaatatgcaaaattataaattataattataaatttaatgaagaACAAATTAGTTTGTCATTaacttcgttattattattactattattattagtattaaatCAACATTTTCGGATGCATTatcttgcttcttttttatttatataaaacactTATTTTTGATGATGCAATATTCTAAATGTCTTCTCTCTGGTAAGTTTGAAATCGAATCAAGAATACTATTGTtgtaaatttctatttacataattaaaaacGTCATCcttaaaatatatgttatttgtTCTTATTACTTCTAGTGTATGTACATCTAGAAACATGGGAAATATCTTCTGCTatcttatttgtattatatgcTATTTCTATAAAACAGAATCAAtgtaaagaatatatttactcGATACATTATTACTTGTACAAGCATATAATAGATATTCGTAGATATTCATAATTGCCTTTGTAAAACATTAATACAAACcactattaaaataatactgtATCATAGAATTCActgtaaatatttcaaagagatacatacatgtatacacgcacgcgtgcgcgcgcgcgctcatACACATACACCCACACCACACATTATATTATGTTGTATTACactacattatattatattatattatattatattatattatattatattatattatattacattacattacattatattacattatattatattatattatattatattatattacatatatacaattacattacattacataatattacattgcataaaaattaaattacattatattatattacactatatactatattatatattatattatattatattatattatattatattatactatattatattatattatattataacaaactaatattataatatataaaatattaagtatacgttttttaaaagaaagtaatatatagTTAGAATAATCTGAAGAAAGCACGAACATAATATAGCTATATTATATACTGTGAACAAACGTTTGCCTTGGACTGACTACTaaacaaacacatatacacaaacacgTATGTACCTATCGTGTATACCtgcgcgtatgtatatatagtatgtacatatgcgtATACGTAAAGTAAAAGGCAGTAgtaacgttaaaaaatatgtatttctacttttaatattactGTGAAACATAGAAACACAGATAGCTGATATATGAAAAGTGTGTTCCACAATCAAATCATTATGTAAACAGAGGACATAAACTCACTGCTTTTATGCTACTTACAATGTGTCTCATATTTGAATCACGGTTTAATTGAGATCTTTGTATATATCATACCAGTCCCATTTATCTATTAGTcgatataaattctttattgCTACTTATCAGTTTCTTGTAAGTTCAATAAGTatctcaaaaataaaattgtacaaGACCCTCTTTTATATATCCGAATACGTGTAGATTAAAATTCGAAGTACAAGGAACAACAAACTAAAGAGACTGCTGAATTTTTATTGCGATCTTCTCAatctatagaatatatatgaaatacaaataaaacgaacaaagaaagaagtggATCGTTTATAATAGTTTCATATATTGACATGTCTATttatgttagaaaaatattagaataatattatgattaGTTATAATCAATATGGAAAACTAATGTTATTAGTTTCTTGAGTCTgctttatgtatatgtttctaaaatgaaatttgtttaaGTGAAATGAGGCTGATGCTAATGATCATTGAATTGAATCTAATATTAGCGATTCGATTTactgatatataatttaatcgtttGTGAAACAAAATGGCAAGATTGTTAAACTTTCTTCAATGATGAAtagtcgtaaaaaaaaaagccaaTCACTTTGAATATGATCTTTTGTTCGAGATACCTATCTTGTTACAAGACTAGTACACTTATTTTCTTCGCTAATGTATTACaatcaaaaaattttcattataccCTTTgcatattaattaaaagtaagACGGTAATGCACACGgataagatttatatttattttaactacacgcatgataaaataaaaataaagtatcatgcataatttttattaataagcttattattaaatattaataagcaCTATTTTCGAAAGATAACAGACTTATTTTTACTCTAATAGTTACCATATCTCAGCTACCAGTGTGACTATTTGAACATAAGCAACATTCAACTTACGTTTCGTAGCTGTTTTAATGAATTCagtaaattcatatattattgtttcatcgtaagatttattaattcttaccTATCATGAA
The sequence above is a segment of the Vespula vulgaris chromosome 24, iyVesVulg1.1, whole genome shotgun sequence genome. Coding sequences within it:
- the LOC127071963 gene encoding phospholipid-transporting ATPase ID isoform X6, translating into MIRTDEEEGPKREKKNVKGEPDIVSSAPPTCHEDEEVKECDETDVTEGKRTTTTTTTTTTTTTTTTKATTKAKATATATATATTKTTAVAAATVTVTATTTTVTVTTATTTAAAAAAAAAAATTTTVTVTVTTTTKTTTTTTTTAAAAAAATVAAAKGGAMCAVDTCIQDGNESRKKKRKRRKMRNKPQLQEQQDLSIHAVLNLPSSSEEVVEAVDECSKRDSSSSLGGTSRHNTLRESLLTVLGKLVIWKGSRYRSTTAASSSSSVPPNSPPATECIGRSTSFFSSETERRIRANNREYNSQFNYANNYIKTSKYSVLTFLPLNLFEQFQRLANFYFLCLLVLQMIPAISSLTPITTAIPLIGVLMLTAVKDAYDDFQRHSSDSQVNNRKSHTLRGTSLREEKWSQVQVGDVIRMENDHFVAADVLLLSTSEPNGLCYIETAELDGETNLKCRQCLTETAEMMDNHELVGQFDGEIVCETPNNLLNKFDGTLTWRGRKYALDNDKIILRGCVLRNTQWCYGVVIFAGKDTKLMQNSGKTKFKRTSIDRLLNLLIIGIVFFLLSMCLFCMIGCGIWESLVGRYFQVYLPWDSLVPSEPLGGATVIALLVFFSYAIVLNTVVPISLYVSVEVIRFVQSFLINWDEEMYYAPTNTHAKARTTTLNEELGQIEYIFSDKTGTLTQNIMTFNKCSVAGKCYGDSVDEVTGEIIDLSEMMPPLDFSFNKDYEPEFKFYDPALLEAVKQGNEDVHSFFRLLALCHTVMPEEKHGKLEYQAQSPDEAALVSAARNFGFVFKERSPNSITIEVMGKREVYELLCILDFNNVRKRMSVILRKDGHLRLYCKGADNVIYERLKKDSDEIMSKTLDHLNKFAGEGLRTLCLSVRDLDESFFNNWKQRHQEAALSHENRDDKLDAIYEEIEKDMTLLGATAIEDKLQDGVPQTIANLGLAGIKLWVLTGDKQETAINIGYSCQLLTDDLTDVFVVDATTYDGVETQLTRYLETIKTASSHQNRPTLSIVTFRWDKESSDTEYNPSRDEQDEHEMEQAMGFAVVINGHSLVHALHPQLDQLFLEVSSQCKSVICCRVTPLQKAMVVELIKKNKNAVTLAIGDGANDVSMIKTAHIGVGISGQEGLQAVLASDYSIGQFRFLERLLLVHGRWSYYRMSKFLRYFFYKNFAFTLCHIWFAFFCGFSAQTVFDPMYISVYNLFYTSLPVLAVGIFDQDVNDKNSLMYPKLYAPGLQNLLFNKKEFCWSALHGFFASCVLFLVPYGTYKDGVSPKGYVLSDHMLLGSVVATILVIVVTVQIALDTSYWTIVNHIMVWGSLIWYFILDYFYNFVIGGSYAGSLTMAMSEATFWFTTVITCIILVIPVLSWRFFFMDVRPTLSDRVRLKQRLAQLRSRQSQDILRTPSTRRTRRSLRSGYAFAHQEGFGRLITSGKIMRKLPNGADFKFAMPFTNNVTKQVNVATTSPKENASRNSHTLDAITL
- the LOC127071963 gene encoding phospholipid-transporting ATPase ID isoform X2 codes for the protein MIRTDEEEGPKREKKNVKGEPDIVSSAPPTCHEDEEVKECDETDVTEGKRTTTTTTTTTTTTTTTTKATTKAKATATATATATTKTTAVAAATVTVTATTTTVTVTTATTTAAAAAAAAAAATTTTVTVTVTTTTKTTTTTTTTAAAAAAATVAAAKGGAMCAVDTCIQDGNESRKKKRKRRKMRNKPQLQEQQDLSIHAVLNLPSSSEEVVEAVDECSKRDSSSSLGGTSRHNTLRESLLTVLGKLVIWKGSRYRSTTAASSSSSVPPNSPPATECIGRSTSFFSSETERRIRANNREYNSQFNYANNYIKTSKYSVLTFLPLNLFEQFQRLANFYFLCLLVLQMIPAISSLTPITTAIPLIGVLMLTAVKDAYDDFQRHSSDSQVNNRKSHTLRGTSLREEKWSQVQVGDVIRMENDHFVAADVLLLSTSEPNGLCYIETAELDGETNLKCRQCLTETAEMMDNHELVGQFDGEIVCETPNNLLNKFDGTLTWRGRKYALDNDKIILRGCVLRNTQWCYGVVIFAGKDTKLMQNSGKTKFKRTSIDRLLNLLIIGIVFFLLSMCLFCMIGCGIWESLVGRYFQVYLPWDSLVPSEPLGGATVIALLVFFSYAIVLNTVVPISLYVSVEVIRFVQSFLINWDEEMYYAPTNTHAKARTTTLNEELGQIEYIFSDKTGTLTQNIMTFNKCSVAGKCYGDSVDEVTGEIIDLSETDKAAQTPTMRWKSGQEFVRQVYTPLSGPNVRLLEQADRMSSTTPEPGISASPKLQHKPSMMPPLDFSFNKDYEPEFKFYDPALLEAVKQGNEDVHSFFRLLALCHTVMPEEKHGKLEYQAQSPDEAALVSAARNFGFVFKERSPNSITIEVMGKREVYELLCILDFNNVRKRMSVILRKDGHLRLYCKGADNVIYERLKKDSDEIMSKTLDHLNKFAGEGLRTLCLSVRDLDESFFNNWKQRHQEAALSHENRDDKLDAIYEEIEKDMTLLGATAIEDKLQDGVPQTIANLGLAGIKLWVLTGDKQETAINIGYSCQLLTDDLTDVFVVDATTYDGVETQLTRYLETIKTASSHQNRPTLSIVTFRWDKESDTEYNPSRDEQDEHEMEQAMGFAVVINGHSLVHALHPQLDQLFLEVSSQCKSVICCRVTPLQKAMVVELIKKNKNAVTLAIGDGANDVSMIKTAHIGVGISGQEGLQAVLASDYSIGQFRFLERLLLVHGRWSYYRMSKFLRYFFYKNFAFTLCHIWFAFFCGFSAQTVFDPMYISVYNLFYTSLPVLAVGIFDQDVNDKNSLMYPKLYAPGLQNLLFNKKEFCWSALHGFFASCVLFLVPYGTYKDGVSPKGYVLSDHMLLGSVVATILVIVVTVQIALDTSYWTIVNHIMVWGSLIWYFILDYFYNFVIGGSYAGSLTMAMSEATFWFTTVITCIILVIPVLSWRFFFMDVRPTLSDRVRLKQRLAQLRSRQSQDILRTPSTRRTRRSLRSGYAFAHQEGFGRLITSGKIMRKLPNGADFKFAMPFTNNVTKQVNVATTSPKENASRNSHTLDAITL
- the LOC127071963 gene encoding phospholipid-transporting ATPase ID isoform X3 yields the protein MIRTDEEEGPKREKKNVKGEPDIVSSAPPTCHEDEEVKECDETDVTEGKRTTTTTTTTTTTTTTTTKATTKAKATATATATATTKTTAVAAATVTVTATTTTVTVTTATTTAAAAAAAAAAATTTTVTVTVTTTTKTTTTTTTTAAAAAAATVAAAKGGAMCAVDTCIQDGNESRKKKRKRRKMRNKPQLQEQQDLSIHAVLNLPSSSEEVVEAVDECSKRDSSSSLGGTSRHNTLRESLLTVLGKLVIWKGSRYRSTTAASSSSSVPPNSPPATECIGRSTSFFSSETERRIRANNREYNSQFNYANNYIKTSKYSVLTFLPLNLFEQFQRLANFYFLCLLVLQMIPAISSLTPITTAIPLIGVLMLTAVKDAYDDFQRHSSDSQVNNRKSHTLRGTSLREEKWSQVQVGDVIRMENDHFVAADVLLLSTSEPNGLCYIETAELDGETNLKCRQCLTETAEMMDNHELVGQFDGEIVCETPNNLLNKFDGTLTWRGRKYALDNDKIILRGCVLRNTQWCYGVVIFAGKDTKLMQNSGKTKFKRTSIDRLLNLLIIGIVFFLLSMCLFCMIGCGIWESLVGRYFQVYLPWDSLVPSEPLGGATVIALLVFFSYAIVLNTVVPISLYVSVEVIRFVQSFLINWDEEMYYAPTNTHAKARTTTLNEELGQIEYIFSDKTGTLTQNIMTFNKCSVAGKCYGDSVDEVTGEIIDLSETDKAAQTPTMRWKSGQEFVRQVYTPLSGPNVRLLEQADRMSSTTPEPGISASPKLQHKPSMMPPLDFSFNKDYEPEFKFYDPALLEAVKQGNEDVHSFFRLLALCHTVMPEEKHGKLEYQAQSPDEAALVSAARNFGFVFKERSPNSITIEVMGKREVYELLCILDFNNVRKRMSVILRKDGHLRLYCKGADNVIYERLKKDSDEIMSKTLDHLNKFAGEGLRTLCLSVRDLDESFFNNWKQRHQEAALSHENRDDKLDAIYEEIEKDMTLLGATAIEDKLQDGVPQTIANLGLAGIKLWVLTGDKQETAINIGYSCQLLTDDLTDVFVVDATTYDGVETQLTRYLETIKTASSHQNRPTLSIVTFSSDTEYNPSRDEQDEHEMEQAMGFAVVINGHSLVHALHPQLDQLFLEVSSQCKSVICCRVTPLQKAMVVELIKKNKNAVTLAIGDGANDVSMIKTAHIGVGISGQEGLQAVLASDYSIGQFRFLERLLLVHGRWSYYRMSKFLRYFFYKNFAFTLCHIWFAFFCGFSAQTVFDPMYISVYNLFYTSLPVLAVGIFDQDVNDKNSLMYPKLYAPGLQNLLFNKKEFCWSALHGFFASCVLFLVPYGTYKDGVSPKGYVLSDHMLLGSVVATILVIVVTVQIALDTSYWTIVNHIMVWGSLIWYFILDYFYNFVIGGSYAGSLTMAMSEATFWFTTVITCIILVIPVLSWRFFFMDVRPTLSDRVRLKQRLAQLRSRQSQDILRTPSTRRTRRSLRSGYAFAHQEGFGRLITSGKIMRKLPNGADFKFAMPFTNNVTKQVNVATTSPKENASRNSHTLDAITL